From Paraflavitalea devenefica, the proteins below share one genomic window:
- a CDS encoding RagB/SusD family nutrient uptake outer membrane protein gives MKRLLYIGIAFVALSSCKKFLDQVPNDRLTEEETFNSWATGQKFLNNIYSKVPDEYGQRDGGRYASSDNYNNGGIWTGGSDEAEFLWDFVRSNFLNIGSWDASSDFVKTYWTNYYAGIRNAGIFIENAHKMQDLQPELITQYKAEARALRAIYYFQLVRIYGPVVLLGDKIIKPDENLQIPRSSIDECIEYITTELAAAAGELPTVPNSDQDYGRITKGIALAYRAQALLYAASPLFNGNTDYANLKNKDGKQLIPQTVDANKWKLAANAYKEFIATFVPGTYDLYRENDANGYSPYLSCRNVMLKDWNSEVIFSRRASLESRQYELCPRHDGQNGDIRGGTGLAATQKMVDAFFMANGQSPVTGYNADGTPIVNGASGYQLTGFTSFKAPSSDPTATARNTYNQWVDREPRFYVNITYNRSVWINTNFGKIETTLFYNGNSGKGPGKGDYSVTGYVVRKAMGTGKWNINDHKLVLIRLAEIYLSYAECLNEADYGGNLTETLKYLNLIRERAGIPQYGTGVNALPVPANQDEMREAIRKERRVELAFENSRFFDVRRWKIAEQTENGPAWGLNTDSGEPGFYDLKSFETRVFNKKHYLFPIPQVEIINDLQLVQNTGWQN, from the coding sequence ATGAAACGACTATTATACATCGGCATAGCTTTCGTCGCTCTTTCTTCCTGTAAGAAATTCCTGGACCAGGTACCCAATGACCGGCTCACAGAAGAAGAAACCTTTAATTCCTGGGCTACCGGGCAAAAATTCCTCAATAACATCTATTCCAAAGTGCCCGACGAATACGGTCAGCGGGATGGTGGAAGATATGCCAGCAGTGATAACTATAACAATGGCGGCATCTGGACAGGCGGCTCGGATGAGGCCGAGTTCCTGTGGGACTTTGTGCGTTCCAACTTCCTCAACATTGGTTCCTGGGATGCCTCTTCCGATTTTGTGAAGACCTACTGGACCAACTACTATGCTGGTATCCGCAATGCAGGCATTTTCATAGAGAATGCACATAAAATGCAGGACCTGCAGCCGGAGCTCATCACGCAATACAAGGCAGAAGCGAGGGCTTTGCGCGCCATCTATTACTTTCAGCTCGTGCGTATCTATGGTCCCGTGGTATTGCTGGGCGATAAGATCATCAAGCCCGATGAGAACCTGCAAATACCCCGCAGTTCTATAGACGAATGCATCGAATACATCACTACCGAACTGGCGGCCGCTGCCGGCGAACTGCCCACGGTTCCCAACAGCGACCAGGATTATGGCCGCATTACCAAAGGCATTGCCCTTGCTTACCGCGCACAGGCGCTGCTATATGCAGCTAGTCCCCTGTTCAATGGCAATACCGATTATGCTAACCTGAAAAACAAAGATGGCAAGCAGTTGATCCCTCAAACGGTAGATGCCAACAAATGGAAGCTGGCTGCTAATGCGTACAAGGAGTTTATTGCCACCTTCGTGCCCGGCACCTACGACCTTTACCGGGAAAATGATGCGAATGGTTACAGCCCTTACCTGTCTTGCCGCAACGTAATGCTGAAAGACTGGAATTCTGAAGTCATCTTTTCACGCCGGGCTTCACTGGAATCCAGGCAATACGAACTATGTCCCCGCCACGATGGACAGAACGGGGATATCAGGGGTGGAACAGGCCTGGCTGCTACGCAAAAAATGGTGGATGCTTTCTTTATGGCCAATGGGCAAAGTCCGGTTACCGGTTACAATGCCGATGGTACGCCCATCGTCAATGGGGCATCCGGCTACCAGCTTACCGGCTTCACCAGCTTCAAGGCGCCTTCTTCCGATCCTACTGCTACAGCCAGGAATACCTATAACCAGTGGGTAGACAGGGAGCCGCGCTTTTATGTAAACATTACCTACAACCGCAGTGTCTGGATCAATACCAACTTTGGTAAAATAGAGACCACCTTATTTTACAATGGCAACTCCGGCAAAGGTCCCGGCAAAGGCGACTACTCGGTTACCGGTTATGTGGTGCGCAAGGCTATGGGTACGGGTAAATGGAACATCAATGATCACAAGCTGGTGCTCATCCGCCTGGCAGAGATCTACCTGAGCTATGCCGAATGCCTCAACGAAGCGGATTATGGCGGCAACCTTACAGAGACCCTGAAATACCTCAACCTCATCCGTGAGCGGGCCGGTATTCCGCAATATGGTACAGGTGTGAATGCCTTGCCTGTTCCTGCTAATCAGGACGAAATGCGTGAAGCCATCCGCAAAGAGCGCCGGGTAGAACTGGCTTTTGAAAATTCCCGCTTCTTTGATGTGCGCCGCTGG